The following are encoded together in the Dyella terrae genome:
- a CDS encoding LamB/YcsF family protein, translating to MKNRFAKTIDINSDLGESFGAWRMGDDAALLAIVSSANIACGFHGGDPDIMRGTVALAVQHDVAIGAHVSLPDLQGFGRREMAVTPNEAYALTLYQIGALHGFTQAAGTRLRHVKPHGALYNMAARDAKLAAAIARAVHDFDPSLRLFGLANSAMVEAGTAVGLPVAAEAFADRRYRADGSLQPRREPDAVIQESDEAIAQAMAMVREGQVRAVDGSVIALQADTLCVHGDGTHAVAFARQLRAALEAADIGIQAPHATESRA from the coding sequence ATGAAAAACCGCTTCGCCAAAACCATCGATATCAACAGCGATTTGGGCGAATCCTTCGGTGCGTGGCGCATGGGCGATGACGCCGCGCTGCTCGCCATCGTCAGCTCGGCCAATATTGCCTGCGGCTTCCACGGCGGCGACCCTGACATCATGCGCGGCACCGTGGCGCTGGCCGTGCAGCACGACGTCGCCATCGGCGCCCATGTCTCGCTGCCGGACCTGCAAGGCTTCGGCCGACGCGAGATGGCCGTGACGCCGAACGAGGCGTATGCATTGACGCTCTACCAGATCGGCGCGCTGCACGGATTCACCCAGGCAGCCGGAACACGCCTGCGCCACGTCAAACCCCACGGTGCGCTGTACAACATGGCGGCGCGCGATGCGAAGCTCGCTGCCGCCATTGCCCGCGCCGTGCACGATTTCGATCCGAGCCTGCGCCTGTTCGGGCTCGCCAACTCCGCGATGGTCGAGGCCGGCACGGCCGTAGGACTTCCGGTAGCCGCCGAAGCCTTCGCCGATCGGCGCTACCGGGCCGACGGCTCCTTGCAGCCCCGGCGTGAACCCGACGCGGTGATCCAGGAAAGCGACGAAGCCATCGCCCAGGCGATGGCCATGGTGCGCGAAGGTCAGGTGCGCGCGGTGGACGGCAGTGTCATCGCCTTGCAAGCCGATACCTTATGTGTCCATGGCGACGGTACGCACGCGGTCGCGTTTGCGCGACAACTGCGCGCGGCGCTGGAGGCTGCCGACATCGGTATCCAGGCGCCTCATGCGACGGAGAGTCGCGCATGA
- a CDS encoding TonB-dependent receptor, which translates to MSHRKTLLAASIIAGLCLSGSLYAQTAAPATGPAPQSQSSDQAPDQSKAKDLETVTVTGIRASLQASMDTKRNADAIVDAITSEDIGKFPASNVAEALAQIPGVTLDRQLGATQRVSINGMDPSLNLTLLDGHPVAQAVWLYDDAPNRGFNYSLLAPEVIGRLEIYKSPEARLPEGALGGTIIMHTVKPLDVPSNTVSGSFGVNYNDMVKDSRPSGSLFYSWHNDDKTFGVDVSAQHYEQFQNRQGLENYGYTPVSGIVSKSPVAAAEVAAGKIKLSDQIPNQISVSNFQQTEKRDSVTSNVQWKPTEALSFNLGLMYARDNLSNLNQSLYPWALHNPAGITSLNEGPNGIITSGSQAGTPCKNNLNCVSTADTYADNNARKSVITTKGVDLSGEYKGDGWRLDGQAGVSTSRNPMQAAVKEIYYGGGFNWSINQGPQYTDPSTANDPSYWADNGWGGNIGKELYKAKDTYGQLDFTKDFDGFLNNIQAGVRYAKHWESQTLNVYTGPQALTLDQIGFGGLSDLNGAKSLGLSQTAIQHVQTAGANAIFNAINSTPGFGSTQDPNSYWDNTWATTQENEAAYLQANFGTDNVHGNLGVRYVHTKNVSSGWVIPAPCAAADVWNCDFPSGFGYITQDSTHNNWLPSFNIAWNLTPDVILRGAGSETLSYAPYNQMAPYFAANDTVLTAAAGNPNIKPYRSVNFDGSAEWYFNPESMVAVSFFYKHVLNYIVNAATTEERQNGSWTQPGFANNAAALVASGACTTTGLCSYDVTAPVDGGSAKVKGGTISYQQAYGYGFGLRANYTYSDASTKTGGALPYNSKNSYTVAPYYEQGPYSASLAYTYRSSYLAGGYVAGAPSTYIDGFKELDATLGYEINKNFSLSLNMLNLLNSKYYAYLGSKTQMSSEYVTGRQYMLKANFKF; encoded by the coding sequence ATGTCACACCGCAAGACGCTTCTAGCCGCCAGCATCATCGCCGGACTCTGTTTGTCCGGTTCGCTCTATGCTCAGACCGCCGCCCCGGCCACTGGCCCGGCGCCGCAGTCGCAGTCGTCGGATCAGGCGCCTGACCAGTCCAAGGCCAAAGATCTCGAAACCGTTACCGTCACCGGTATCCGTGCGAGCCTGCAGGCCTCGATGGACACCAAGCGCAACGCTGACGCCATCGTCGATGCCATCACGTCTGAAGACATCGGCAAGTTCCCGGCCAGCAACGTGGCCGAAGCATTGGCGCAGATTCCTGGCGTTACGCTCGATCGCCAGTTGGGTGCGACGCAGCGCGTCAGCATCAACGGCATGGACCCCAGCCTCAACCTGACCCTGCTCGACGGCCACCCGGTGGCCCAGGCAGTGTGGCTGTACGACGACGCGCCGAACCGCGGCTTCAACTACTCGCTGCTCGCGCCGGAAGTGATCGGCCGCCTCGAGATCTACAAGAGCCCGGAAGCCCGTCTGCCGGAAGGCGCCCTCGGCGGCACCATCATCATGCACACGGTCAAGCCGCTTGATGTGCCGTCCAATACGGTCAGCGGTTCGTTCGGCGTGAACTACAACGACATGGTCAAGGACAGCCGTCCGTCCGGCTCGCTGTTCTACAGCTGGCACAACGACGACAAGACCTTCGGCGTCGACGTGTCCGCGCAGCACTACGAGCAGTTCCAGAACCGCCAAGGCCTGGAGAACTACGGTTACACGCCGGTGTCGGGCATTGTCAGCAAGAGCCCGGTGGCTGCGGCTGAAGTCGCCGCAGGCAAGATCAAGCTGAGCGACCAGATCCCGAACCAGATCAGCGTGTCCAACTTCCAGCAGACCGAGAAGCGCGACAGCGTCACCTCCAATGTCCAGTGGAAGCCGACCGAAGCGCTCAGCTTCAACCTCGGCCTGATGTACGCCCGTGACAACCTGAGCAACCTCAACCAGTCGCTGTACCCCTGGGCGCTGCATAACCCGGCCGGTATCACGTCGCTGAATGAAGGCCCGAACGGCATCATCACCAGCGGTAGCCAGGCCGGCACGCCGTGCAAGAACAACCTCAACTGCGTCAGCACGGCCGACACCTACGCCGACAACAACGCCCGCAAGTCCGTCATCACCACCAAGGGCGTGGACCTGTCGGGCGAGTACAAGGGTGACGGCTGGCGTTTGGACGGCCAGGCCGGCGTGAGCACCTCGCGCAACCCGATGCAGGCGGCCGTGAAGGAGATCTACTACGGCGGCGGCTTCAACTGGTCCATCAACCAGGGCCCGCAGTACACCGACCCATCCACTGCCAACGATCCGAGCTACTGGGCTGACAACGGCTGGGGCGGCAACATTGGTAAAGAGCTCTACAAGGCCAAGGACACCTACGGCCAGCTCGACTTCACCAAAGACTTCGACGGCTTCCTCAACAACATCCAGGCGGGCGTGCGTTATGCCAAGCACTGGGAAAGCCAGACGCTCAACGTCTACACCGGTCCGCAGGCGCTCACGCTTGATCAGATCGGCTTTGGTGGCCTGTCCGACCTCAATGGCGCCAAGAGCCTGGGCCTGAGCCAGACGGCGATCCAGCACGTGCAGACCGCCGGCGCCAACGCCATCTTCAACGCTATCAACAGCACGCCGGGCTTCGGTTCCACGCAGGACCCGAACTCGTATTGGGACAACACCTGGGCCACCACCCAGGAGAACGAGGCTGCCTACCTGCAGGCCAACTTCGGCACCGACAACGTGCACGGCAACCTGGGCGTGCGCTACGTGCACACCAAGAACGTCAGCAGCGGCTGGGTGATTCCGGCGCCGTGCGCGGCGGCGGACGTTTGGAATTGCGACTTCCCGAGCGGCTTCGGTTACATCACGCAGGACAGCACGCACAACAACTGGCTGCCGTCGTTCAACATCGCCTGGAACCTCACGCCTGACGTGATCCTGCGCGGTGCCGGGTCGGAAACGCTGTCCTACGCCCCGTACAACCAAATGGCGCCGTACTTCGCCGCCAACGACACGGTGCTCACGGCTGCCGCGGGTAACCCGAACATCAAGCCGTATCGTTCGGTGAACTTCGACGGTTCCGCGGAGTGGTACTTCAATCCGGAGTCGATGGTTGCCGTGTCGTTCTTCTACAAGCACGTGCTGAACTACATCGTCAACGCGGCCACCACGGAAGAGCGTCAGAACGGTTCGTGGACCCAGCCGGGCTTTGCCAACAACGCAGCAGCGCTGGTGGCTTCGGGCGCGTGTACGACCACCGGCCTGTGCTCCTACGACGTCACCGCACCGGTCGACGGTGGCAGCGCCAAGGTCAAGGGCGGCACCATCAGCTACCAGCAGGCCTACGGTTACGGCTTCGGTCTGCGTGCTAACTACACCTACTCCGACGCGTCGACCAAGACCGGCGGCGCACTGCCGTACAACTCCAAGAACTCGTACACGGTCGCTCCGTACTACGAGCAGGGTCCGTACAGCGCCAGCCTGGCCTACACCTACCGTTCGAGCTACCTCGCCGGTGGTTACGTGGCTGGTGCACCGTCGACCTACATCGACGGCTTCAAGGAACTGGACGCCACCCTGGGCTACGAGATCAACAAGAACTTCTCGCTCAGCCTGAACATGCTCAACCTGCTGAACTCCAAGTACTACGCGTACCTGGGCAGCAAGACGCAGATGTCCTCGGAATATGTGACCGGCCGCCAGTACATGCTGAAGGCCAACTTCAAGTTCTAA
- the pxpB gene encoding 5-oxoprolinase subunit PxpB codes for MSHPFANLQLEALAEDAWLLRFGETIDVAVNARVHTAAALLRAHLPDIECVPAYASLLLRVDLDVRSSDGLRETIEAALSNPSAPATGTREVIVPVWYGDEAGADLQDVAAHARMSAEEVIARHSAPAYHVAMLGFAPGFPYLLGLDPALSMPRRSQPRTSVPAGSVAIGGLQTGIYPQALPGGWHLIGRTPMHLFDLGASSPSLCQPGDRVRFQVIDEHEYRRLAVDAGAAR; via the coding sequence ATGAGCCATCCATTCGCAAACCTGCAACTGGAAGCCCTCGCGGAAGACGCATGGCTTTTGCGTTTCGGCGAGACCATCGATGTCGCCGTGAATGCACGCGTGCATACGGCGGCAGCGCTGCTGCGGGCGCATCTGCCCGACATCGAATGCGTGCCCGCCTATGCAAGCTTGTTGCTGCGCGTCGACCTCGACGTCCGCAGCAGCGATGGCCTGCGCGAAACGATCGAAGCAGCATTGAGCAACCCCTCAGCGCCGGCCACCGGAACACGCGAGGTGATCGTGCCGGTGTGGTACGGCGACGAAGCGGGCGCCGATCTGCAAGACGTCGCTGCACATGCACGCATGTCGGCCGAGGAAGTGATCGCGCGCCATAGCGCCCCCGCCTACCACGTCGCGATGCTCGGATTCGCACCCGGCTTTCCGTATCTGCTGGGACTCGATCCGGCCCTGTCCATGCCGCGGCGTAGCCAGCCACGCACCAGCGTGCCGGCCGGTAGCGTCGCCATCGGTGGCTTGCAGACAGGCATCTACCCGCAGGCATTGCCGGGTGGGTGGCATCTGATCGGCCGCACACCGATGCACCTGTTCGACCTTGGAGCGAGCTCGCCGTCGCTGTGCCAGCCGGGTGACCGTGTTCGCTTTCAGGTTATCGACGAGCACGAGTACCGGCGACTTGCCGTCGATGCAGGCGCAGCGCGATGA
- a CDS encoding DUF969 domain-containing protein, giving the protein MNYWPLLGVAVIVIGFALRFNPVPVVVCAALVSGVLAGMHVPDLLALLGKSFVSSRMLLMFVLTLPAIGLLEHAGLREHAQQWMGRLRGMTLARLLIGYLLVREVLAMFGLTGVAGAAQTVRPLLAPMGEAAAEKIHPELSDADRDEVRAVAAATDNIGRFFGEDVFIALGAVLLIQGFYAQHGIDLTPLSIALWALPTAIAAFVIQSVRIWLFQRRLQRRASVRTREEA; this is encoded by the coding sequence ATGAATTACTGGCCGCTGTTGGGCGTGGCGGTCATCGTCATCGGCTTTGCACTGCGCTTCAATCCCGTGCCGGTAGTGGTGTGCGCCGCACTGGTCAGCGGCGTGCTGGCCGGCATGCATGTGCCTGACCTATTGGCGCTGCTCGGTAAGAGTTTCGTCTCTTCGCGCATGCTGCTGATGTTCGTGCTCACCCTGCCTGCCATCGGCCTACTCGAACATGCCGGCTTGCGTGAGCATGCCCAGCAATGGATGGGACGCTTGCGAGGCATGACGCTGGCGCGTCTGTTGATCGGCTACCTGCTGGTGCGCGAAGTGCTGGCCATGTTCGGCCTTACCGGCGTGGCCGGAGCGGCGCAGACCGTGCGCCCGCTGCTGGCGCCCATGGGCGAGGCCGCCGCAGAGAAGATCCATCCTGAATTGAGTGACGCCGACCGCGACGAAGTACGCGCCGTTGCCGCCGCGACGGACAACATCGGCCGCTTCTTCGGCGAGGACGTGTTCATTGCGCTCGGCGCCGTGCTGCTGATCCAGGGTTTCTACGCCCAGCACGGCATTGACCTGACGCCGCTTTCTATTGCGCTTTGGGCCTTACCCACGGCGATCGCAGCGTTCGTGATCCAGTCGGTTCGCATCTGGCTGTTCCAGCGCCGCCTTCAACGTCGTGCATCCGTGCGCACCCGTGAGGAGGCCTGA
- a CDS encoding 5-oxoproline transporter, DUF979 family subunit, with protein sequence MLRIEYAYWLIAAFLFYTSWRKARERQFYCAAFWGLLGLLFAGGDAVLAAQKAGDTLPAQLAGCVVIALALIAPRMRRKAHPETASASARLASALRLGHKLFIPALLIPLVTLVVALIGDHLSIGGHALFAKPQMTLTGLMLACVIALVAAARVAQAPLAQGLSEGHRLLDAIGWAALLPLLLAALGEVFTQSGVGAGIAALAQTVLPEGNAFMCLLVFALGMVLFTVIMGNAFAAFPVMMAGIGLPLLVHRYGAHPAILGSMGMLCGYCGTLLTPMAADYNLVPAALLELRNPYGVIRAQAWSAAGIFAATFIAMWALVFR encoded by the coding sequence ATGCTGCGCATTGAGTACGCCTACTGGCTGATCGCTGCCTTCCTGTTCTATACCTCCTGGCGCAAAGCACGCGAGCGTCAATTTTATTGTGCGGCGTTCTGGGGCTTGCTGGGCCTGCTGTTCGCCGGTGGTGACGCGGTGCTCGCCGCACAGAAGGCGGGCGATACCCTGCCCGCGCAACTGGCGGGTTGCGTCGTGATCGCGCTGGCCTTGATCGCGCCGCGCATGCGCCGCAAGGCGCACCCGGAAACGGCAAGCGCATCGGCGCGACTGGCCTCGGCACTCAGGCTGGGCCACAAGCTGTTCATCCCTGCCCTGCTGATTCCCTTGGTGACGCTGGTAGTCGCGTTGATCGGTGACCACCTGTCCATCGGCGGGCATGCGCTGTTCGCCAAGCCGCAGATGACGCTGACGGGTTTGATGCTGGCCTGCGTGATCGCCCTGGTGGCCGCGGCTCGCGTTGCGCAGGCCCCACTAGCTCAGGGTCTGTCGGAAGGCCATCGACTGCTCGACGCCATCGGCTGGGCGGCACTGCTGCCTCTGCTATTGGCCGCGCTGGGCGAGGTGTTCACGCAGAGTGGCGTCGGCGCTGGCATCGCTGCTCTGGCGCAAACGGTCCTGCCCGAAGGCAATGCCTTTATGTGCTTGCTGGTGTTCGCGCTGGGCATGGTGTTGTTCACCGTGATCATGGGCAATGCCTTCGCCGCGTTCCCGGTGATGATGGCGGGCATCGGCCTGCCGCTGCTGGTGCATCGCTATGGCGCGCATCCCGCCATCCTCGGCTCCATGGGCATGCTGTGCGGCTATTGCGGCACGCTGCTCACGCCGATGGCCGCCGACTACAACCTGGTGCCCGCCGCGTTGCTGGAGCTGCGCAATCCTTATGGGGTGATCCGTGCACAGGCATGGAGTGCGGCAGGTATTTTTGCCGCCACCTTCATTGCCATGTGGGCGCTGGTATTCCGTTGA
- the pcp gene encoding pyroglutamyl-peptidase I produces the protein MSKPPQILLTGFTPFGDEDINPSWEAVRELDGKHIGGHRVVSRLLPTAFADSQRELSLMVDEVRPAILLGVGQAGGRSRLSIERVAINVQDARIPDNVGEQPIDEAIIAGGPAAYFSTLPIKAMLKALLAAGLPAEISNTAGTFVCNHVAYLMLHLAAAHRDLRAGFVHIPYLPSQAARFPNTPSMSSVDVVRALTIALEVATTQHIDERLGAGTLD, from the coding sequence ATGAGCAAGCCACCGCAGATTCTCCTGACCGGCTTCACCCCGTTCGGCGACGAAGACATCAACCCCTCATGGGAGGCGGTGCGCGAACTGGACGGTAAGCACATCGGCGGGCATCGCGTGGTATCGCGCCTGTTGCCCACGGCATTCGCCGATTCGCAGCGCGAACTGTCGCTAATGGTGGACGAAGTCCGGCCCGCGATTTTGCTTGGCGTGGGCCAGGCTGGCGGGCGCAGCCGCCTTTCCATCGAGCGGGTGGCGATCAACGTGCAGGATGCACGCATCCCGGACAACGTGGGCGAACAACCGATCGACGAGGCCATCATCGCCGGAGGGCCCGCGGCGTATTTCAGCACACTGCCGATCAAGGCCATGCTGAAAGCCTTGCTGGCAGCGGGACTGCCTGCCGAGATCTCGAATACGGCGGGCACGTTCGTGTGCAATCACGTCGCCTACCTGATGCTGCATCTTGCCGCCGCGCATCGTGATCTGCGGGCCGGCTTCGTCCACATTCCTTACTTGCCTTCGCAGGCGGCGCGATTCCCGAATACCCCGAGCATGAGCAGCGTCGACGTGGTGCGTGCGCTGACGATTGCACTGGAAGTGGCCACCACACAGCACATCGACGAACGCCTGGGTGCCGGCACGCTCGACTGA
- a CDS encoding biotin-dependent carboxyltransferase family protein produces MSVEVIKPGLLSSLQDGGRRGYANLGLGRAGAMDEPAWRLANALVGNHDDEAALEITLAGPTLRFQHDAVIALTGAVIEARADGQALPPWTSCFLPAGTLLRLGGMRHGCRSYLAVHGGFDAAPVLGSRSTDLHAHIGPLDGRALQAGDVIDIGGREPAAWFRPAQDVQALRWGLDPQPWLDYARAPLGLLRGHHHGALDHASQHALFAQRFVVSKDSNRTGNRMDGPLLRLDHPLELVSEATLPGTLQLPPSGQPILLLAEAPVTGGYPRIGQLAAVDLPRIAQRRPGDAVCFRESTMDEARQRLRTRNDALQQLIQRIAQRLESP; encoded by the coding sequence ATGAGCGTCGAGGTCATCAAGCCCGGCTTGCTCAGCAGCCTGCAGGACGGCGGTCGCCGCGGCTACGCCAACCTGGGCCTGGGACGCGCCGGCGCCATGGATGAGCCCGCCTGGCGTCTGGCCAATGCGCTGGTCGGCAATCACGACGACGAAGCCGCGCTAGAGATCACACTCGCCGGCCCCACGCTGCGCTTCCAGCACGACGCGGTGATCGCGCTTACGGGTGCCGTGATCGAAGCACGCGCCGACGGACAAGCGCTGCCGCCGTGGACGAGCTGCTTCCTGCCGGCGGGCACGCTGTTGCGTCTCGGCGGCATGCGCCACGGGTGCCGCAGTTATCTGGCCGTTCACGGAGGTTTTGATGCTGCGCCCGTACTGGGCAGCCGCAGCACCGACCTTCACGCGCATATCGGCCCGCTGGACGGGCGCGCGCTGCAAGCCGGCGACGTCATCGACATCGGCGGGCGCGAGCCCGCGGCCTGGTTTCGTCCTGCCCAGGACGTGCAAGCACTGCGCTGGGGGCTGGACCCGCAGCCGTGGCTCGACTATGCGCGAGCGCCACTGGGACTGCTGCGCGGCCATCATCACGGGGCGCTGGACCATGCATCGCAACACGCGTTGTTCGCGCAGCGCTTCGTGGTCAGCAAGGACAGCAATCGCACCGGCAACCGCATGGATGGCCCGCTGTTGCGGCTCGACCATCCGCTCGAACTGGTTTCCGAAGCCACGCTGCCGGGCACGCTGCAGTTGCCGCCCTCGGGGCAACCCATCCTGTTGCTGGCCGAGGCCCCGGTGACCGGTGGCTATCCGCGCATCGGGCAACTCGCCGCGGTGGACTTGCCGCGCATCGCGCAGCGTCGGCCGGGCGATGCCGTATGCTTCCGCGAGAGCACCATGGACGAAGCCCGGCAACGCCTGCGCACGCGGAACGATGCGCTGCAACAACTGATCCAACGCATTGCACAACGGCTGGAATCTCCATGA
- the glk gene encoding glucokinase → MVEGVSHSAREFLAQEAMFLAADVGGTHARIGLVSRQPDGTRPVTVLQYHRYACAEWPSLTAVLQDFVGQLDHSVHVDRCAVASAGYVLGDAIVNDNLPWPVSIREIRDSLGIDQLAVVNDFEAVAYATQFLSTTDTTAVIESEAPAAEGPVLVMGPGTGLGSAVLLPGHPHATVLATEAGQIALAPGNEREIEILRYLARDRAYVSFEHALSGPGLLNLYRALCALRDQAPVLTQPSQVTQAALERSDAAAVEALDVFCGLLGSFVGDLCLLYGARGGVFLAGGILPQIRDVLLTSSFRQRFFNKGVMRAFLQQVPVRLMEHGQHGVIGAAGLYLDGRK, encoded by the coding sequence GTGGTCGAAGGGGTCAGCCACAGCGCACGTGAGTTCTTGGCGCAAGAAGCCATGTTTCTCGCTGCGGACGTCGGAGGAACACACGCTCGCATCGGGCTGGTGAGTCGCCAGCCGGACGGGACGCGTCCGGTGACGGTGCTGCAATACCACCGCTATGCGTGCGCCGAGTGGCCGAGCTTGACCGCGGTGCTGCAGGACTTCGTCGGTCAGTTGGATCATTCCGTGCACGTCGACCGCTGTGCGGTGGCCAGCGCCGGTTACGTGTTGGGCGACGCCATCGTCAACGACAACCTGCCGTGGCCCGTCTCCATCCGCGAGATCCGCGACAGCTTGGGCATCGACCAACTGGCGGTAGTCAACGACTTCGAAGCGGTGGCCTACGCCACCCAGTTCCTGAGCACGACCGACACCACCGCCGTGATCGAGAGCGAGGCGCCGGCAGCCGAAGGCCCGGTGCTGGTGATGGGTCCAGGCACGGGGCTGGGTTCGGCCGTGCTGCTGCCCGGTCATCCGCACGCGACGGTGCTGGCCACCGAAGCGGGCCAGATCGCGCTGGCGCCGGGCAACGAACGCGAGATCGAGATTCTTCGCTACCTAGCGCGCGACCGCGCCTATGTGTCCTTCGAACATGCCCTGTCGGGGCCGGGTCTGCTCAACCTGTATCGCGCACTGTGCGCGCTGCGAGATCAAGCACCGGTACTGACCCAGCCGAGCCAAGTGACGCAGGCGGCGCTGGAGCGCAGCGACGCGGCGGCAGTGGAAGCGCTGGACGTGTTCTGCGGTTTGCTGGGCAGCTTTGTCGGCGATCTGTGCCTGCTGTATGGCGCACGCGGGGGCGTGTTCCTGGCCGGCGGCATTCTTCCGCAGATCCGCGATGTGCTGCTCACCAGCAGCTTCCGCCAGCGCTTTTTCAACAAAGGCGTCATGCGCGCCTTTCTGCAGCAAGTTCCCGTACGACTGATGGAGCACGGCCAGCACGGTGTGATCGGTGCAGCCGGCCTGTACCTGGACGGGCGTAAGTAA
- a CDS encoding DUF4272 domain-containing protein — protein sequence MLNRLKSMLAGAKPDLPSDEGRLLNAYATTASPPALNFPHTLLGQRDLRDPELSAHLHGFIGYVLSRGDGQMTRTRYHLMRHLQRVQHHVSLRVPDAATPAFRQWATHANAVVFLEDGSVRDPQGGLLIDGQGQEDPSGALPYPAQAWERKQRSEIALAQRDIRVPTHLPPLVSEPEVRWRTPGEVARRAMALLVVATYAESVRDGGALSVAQIRERLPVAFDHLSPKELAFLQATEPDAHQVNQMGWRYESLALLAWTLQLSPTLPYPDEICDVGTLCATLLDVATPDWPDQARLRPASELLDALDLHYRLHWLTREAELGRRTLPEGLVVPGMVLERHHALNWLVRFEDNDWDDVDTPT from the coding sequence ATGTTGAATCGCCTCAAATCCATGCTTGCGGGCGCGAAGCCCGACCTTCCTTCCGACGAAGGTCGGTTGCTCAACGCCTATGCCACCACAGCGTCACCTCCCGCGCTGAATTTTCCGCACACTCTTCTCGGCCAACGCGACTTGCGTGACCCGGAGCTTTCCGCACATCTGCACGGTTTCATCGGCTATGTGCTGAGCCGTGGTGACGGACAGATGACACGCACGCGCTACCACCTCATGCGCCACCTGCAACGCGTGCAGCATCACGTCAGCCTGCGCGTGCCCGATGCCGCCACGCCCGCCTTTCGCCAATGGGCCACGCACGCCAATGCCGTGGTGTTTCTGGAGGACGGCAGCGTCCGCGACCCACAGGGCGGGCTGCTGATCGATGGCCAGGGACAGGAAGATCCCTCCGGAGCCCTGCCTTATCCCGCGCAGGCCTGGGAGCGCAAGCAGCGCAGCGAAATAGCGCTGGCACAGCGGGATATTCGTGTTCCCACCCACCTGCCGCCGCTGGTCAGCGAACCTGAGGTGCGGTGGCGCACGCCCGGGGAAGTCGCCCGGCGAGCCATGGCCTTGCTGGTCGTTGCCACTTATGCGGAGAGCGTGCGGGACGGTGGTGCGCTGAGCGTGGCGCAGATTCGCGAACGCTTGCCCGTCGCTTTTGACCACCTGTCGCCCAAGGAACTAGCATTCCTTCAGGCAACCGAGCCCGACGCCCATCAAGTCAACCAGATGGGCTGGCGCTACGAAAGCCTGGCTTTACTGGCGTGGACGCTCCAGTTGAGTCCGACACTGCCTTACCCGGACGAGATCTGCGATGTGGGTACGCTATGCGCCACATTGCTGGATGTCGCCACACCGGATTGGCCAGACCAGGCGCGGCTGCGCCCAGCCAGCGAACTGCTGGATGCGCTCGACCTGCATTATCGGCTGCACTGGCTTACTCGCGAAGCCGAACTGGGCCGACGCACGCTACCCGAAGGCCTGGTGGTGCCCGGCATGGTGCTGGAGCGCCATCACGCGTTGAACTGGCTGGTGCGCTTCGAAGACAACGATTGGGACGACGTCGACACGCCCACCTGA